One Lachancea thermotolerans CBS 6340 chromosome F complete sequence DNA window includes the following coding sequences:
- the CDC6 gene encoding AAA family ATPase CDC6 (similar to uniprot|P09119 Saccharomyces cerevisiae YJL194W CDC6 Essential ATP-binding protein required for DNA replication component of the pre- replicative complex (pre-RC) which requires ORC to associate with chromatin and is in turn required for Mcm2- 7p DNA association homologous to S. pombe Cdc18p), with protein sequence MQTQMLESVVLGSRKRLAFEVCEDPVTVKRFQGLVTPPGSPVKKCKTKEVSTLGSPIRLHFGASSVYSRTKAALQRCADVSQQGTVNLGACLPTRGEQYDRIMAFLNSVVGSGHGDSLYITGPPGTGKTAQLDLVVREKFQTLVLEAPQLQQDYALRNTSFFTTKSGHHESVAIVSINCIAVNSAESIFAKIYHSCSGDSARTKVRNADDLQKFMQAHPQTTFIVILDEMDKLVTSTLQDANATKHIFDLFLMAKLPHLKFVLIGIANSLDMKDRFLSRLNLKHELMPQTVTFTPYTAEQMFEIVMQKLKSLDFDPIIQPIAIRFAAKKCSGNTGDLRKVFDILRSSIEVLELDSIKNRHTLNETTAKVTLAHVAKVFSTLHNNFSTKSRISKLNMQQRLVLCSLVHRERSDVFQTQTSLDEAYDYYSKLLNRKDSISPLKRDEFFEICNALETCGVVNIVQGKSSGKTKHIVKFIKANVDKKEFEDEISKLASLKTYL encoded by the coding sequence ATGCAAACACAGATGCTGGAATCCGTAGTTTTGGGCAGCAGGAAGAGACTGGCATTCGAGGTGTGCGAAGACCCCGTAACAGTTAAGCGGTTCCAGGGCCTGGTGACGCCGCCGGGGTCGCCCGTCAAGAAGTGCAAAACAAAGGAGGTGAGCACGCTAGGGTCGCCTATTCGGCTCCATTTTGGCGCGTCCTCTGTCTACTCGCGCACCAAGGCAGCCCTGCAGCGGTGCGCCGACGTGTCCCAGCAGGGAACGGTCAATCTCGGGGCATGTCTGCCTACGAGGGGCGAGCAGTACGACCGCATCATGGCGTTCTTGAACTCCGTGGTCGGCTCGGGCCATGGCGACTCGCTGTACATAACTGGGCCTCCGGGGACTGGGAAAACTGCACAGTTGGATCTCGTGGTAAGGGAAAAGTTCCAAACGCTTGTGTTGGAGGCGCCGCAGCTGCAACAAGACTACGCCTTGCGCAATACCTCATTCTTTACCACGAAGAGCGGCCACCACGAGTCTGTCGCCATAGTATCCATCAACTGCATCGCCGTCAACAGCGCGGAGTCTATCTTCGCCAAAATTTACCACTCGTGCTCCGGCGACTCAGCACGCACTAAGGTTCGCAATGCAGATGATTTGCAGAAGTTCATGCAGGCACACCCACAAACCACCTTCATCGTGATCCTCGACGAAATGGACAAACTAGTCACGTCTACGCTCCAAGACGCGAATGCAACCAAGCACATTTTTGACCTGTTTCTAATGGCTAAGCTGCCTCACTTGAAATTCGTGCTTATAGGCATCGCAAACAGCCTGGATATGAAGGACAGATTCCTCTCCAGACTGAATCTGAAGCACGAGCTCATGCCTCAGACTGTCACGTTTACGCCCTACACTGCGGAGCAGATGTTCGAAATCGTGATGCAAAAATTGAAGTCTTTAGACTTTGATCCCATCATCCAGCCCATTGCCATCAGGTTTGCCGCTAAGAAGTGTTCAGGTAACACTGGCGATCTTCGGAAGGTTTTTGACATCCTCAGATCTAGCATAGAAGTTTTGGAGCTTGATAGCATAAAAAACAGACACACCCTCAACGAAACTACTGCAAAAGTCACTCTAGCCCATGTTGCCAAAGTGTTTTCTACCCTGCATAATAACTTCTCCACTAAGTCTCGCATATCCAAACTCAACATGCAACAGAGATTGGTCTTATGCTCGCTTGTGCATCGCGAGCGCTCAGacgtttttcaaactcagACTTCCCTAGACGAAGCATACGACTACTACTCGAAACTGCTCAATCGCAAGGACAGCATTTCTCCGCTCAAGCGCGacgagtttttcgaaatttGCAATGCTTTGGAGACTTGTGGCGTTGTCAACATTGTACAAGGTAAATCTTCAGGGAAAACCAAGCACATCGTGAAATTTATCAAGGCAAATGTTGACAAGAAGGAGTTTGAAGACGAAATAAGCAAACTAGCATCACTCAAAACTTATTTATGA
- the BPH1 gene encoding Bph1p (similar to uniprot|P25356 Saccharomyces cerevisiae YCR032W BPH1) gives MSSRADVLASLLSEVLFLNTVDDSLDGDVDEAPLSETMKSILQGIGSAGAETKSTAVSEYVYDQLSTQFVNVGEAEDNFNIESEGKWDEIFSIDFQEAELEFAVTVYILLNLSYVSLINKQKMGRLSTLKPAITRILEKDPPEHIALPVSELYAQILSTNCNAFDLEKAYRDARRNPKTFLKILNTLGNELSEPQSQSYLYFENIYRQFEIKPARPRICIQLWVSFNNVTSNRILSINDNLFIEIKQSVLCVSNHEFILAMFEGFEFASDVHYGITLNVSTDVLSLFVDGDMVEKIALPLALEENIRALELGSMISSFKVYKFWLWSEQLYETSIKLTDRFSIRQIDKTEFQADEKALFPGLDEYVTHEVLSLVELPGLTAGLFKQHIKQLNSGTLIAYINPHETIQSLKSPTNAEFSINLCGAEGESIVKCLYYKTSSLVACFQTVEFASIVLEMIHSCSDLKNLYGVIEHFIILMRCSSLEKMFIRSFGYDFLGLLLVKDVLPRLHSTLSIPFLTLFFEFCGWNTVDPTASIMKNTSAYANLILNFELWISVDRVADEEPAVEMVRFLIFQLGEMLQNSKFATFNARQCKKLKVLESLTCHQHLVYTKSPDQNFLDCLHKELVGIFRALIKPLSQVEISGLFQFAYYEVKKDLERSAAVIMNSIMLVLADWIEAGDSSAVEMFFNAIPIKIVLLIIECGGSISVVAPSLSIIITFLQANANSYKRFVRSNGFRILFDILKDQSLEDYEELVAATLTGVLTGSHQFRSGPLSNLSWKDITVIEGAVASDVHCLILDLIEWAVLNDVKARSPAYIEEMVTSYSILLTELQQNCPETVLFDPQQSPFMGKVVEVILTLDKPQNAGTYAAASQQMMSLLSDVLFFRLLHSPPLEFSNLTLCLIKGKKIKEADDYVEQFYWQSPFVHTLTRLESFIPAFDALFQQSKNIIPNLTCLLEQLTGSPAFYQLGIDNYVRLHKIILSCYESTLKETSHNQDNSIKNALELCEIKTLFALFSYHDSEKPSASSEEITAFVEATLFHQSVLLGTEHTRPLLDVEKSAFLLASLASLLDASNSFQAQSNVMNCVRIITLHRLEDITAMAHLIDRGNKNLVQRVLSSSISTSDENLLDKLTSWEVRSCFKSYAASQLKKYHKRDTQTVISSDGLKRSEDFSSIFKRREFALEKRLHEISLIRGMFQRDGNNTRNKIVISEDKKLLNFVNDREDELLLFYQHFSQLKNSVRSLSRVRGNEITEVEWTLDSMEDSNRMRKRLIPKPILVKTPSLTSSEAQTDKNSTHVESDVARYERRDSSAISFEVINELEAISIDSLETHVKNRKVLKILEQGDTIMRIWNCSNVIGLRVHEGVLIMGNEYLYFMGGYFYSFKDCNVVELQDAPTEARDPAVELITKGNNNDFCDFPTHEVQRWKLSHISFVSKRPFLLRDSAIELSFENGTNCFFTFQNKNWRDDAYRPLEKCERPSTMDTLLSDALLEVSAKSHDINVRNGLSQHTLSRKVVSVFSNTKASLSFEALKKWQNGQISNFYYLIIVNTLAGRTFNDITQYPVFPWVIADYRSDELDLTNPSTFRDLSKPMGAQSEDRLNQFVERYNALSSFADQDPPFHYGTHYSSAMIVSSYLMRLAPFVDSYLLLQGGKFGHADRLFNSVERAWCSASRENTTDVRELTPEFFYLPDFLRNLNNYDLGTLQSGQKVGDVSLPPWAKGDPKLFVEKNREALESPYVSEHLHQWIDLIFGYKQKGEEAVRAANVFNRLSYPGSVNLNEIDDENERMAVTGIIHNFGQTPLQIFQNPHPKKCSHELPNVSKNQWNVLTLSQATSVQPGHDVHITRIQKDDKITGKIVYKGRPFWQRALSDEPCSFVDACGLLSFTVNGRAYRHGHHCSVTYVESFKDDQFFTSDECGLMKHWQYKQSRGKEGLAEISQYTGHLSPIKKIVVSSEYNLLLSLDVSGKLFSWDVLSSQLLRCIAANAKDIAVSNRTGSVAFADSDNVITVCDINGSAYAKLPFEVLVTSVGFLEAEPTDNHLFSKAKDLLGVGTCRGNIEIVELQQGGPWKIKKIGELVSKTDSPITCVQMSVESTKGESHSEADSHAKYQVLAGNEEGVVFVWN, from the coding sequence ATGAGCTCAAGAGCTGATGTTCTGGCTAGCCTTCTGTCTGAGGTCCTTTTCCTCAACACCGTCGACGACTCCCTTGATGGGGACGTTGACGAAGCTCCTCTGAGCGAGACCATGAAGAGCATCCTTCAGGGCATAGGATCTGCAGGTGCGGAAACGAAAAGCACAGCTGTGTCCGAATACGTGTACGACCAGCTTTCAACACAGTTTGTCAATGTGGGTGAGGCGGAAGACAATTTCAATATAGAGTCAGAGGGAAAGTGGGATGAAATCTTCAGCAttgactttcaagaagcagagtTGGAGTTTGCTGTCACAGTTTACATTCTTCTCAACCTTTCATATGTATCATTGAtcaacaaacaaaagatGGGCCGCTTGTCGACCCTAAAGCCTGCTATCACGCGTATTCTAGAGAAGGATCCACCCGAGCATATTGCCCTCCCTGTCAGCGAGCTTTATGCCCAAATTCTATCCACAAATTGTAATGCTTTTGATTTGGAGAAAGCTTATAGAGATGCAAGACGTAACCCCAAAACATTTCTAAAGATTCTCAACACGCTGGGTAATGAGTTAAGCGAGCCGCAATCTCAGAGTTACCTATATTTTGAGAACATATACCGTCAGTTTGAAATAAAACCAGCACGTCCTCGCATATGCATCCAGTTGTGGGTATCCTTCAACAATGTCACCTCTAATCGCATCCTGAGCATTAACGACAATCTCTTCATCGAAATCAAGCAATCTGTGTTGTGTGTCTCAAACCATGAATTTATTCTGGCCATGTTTGAGGGATTCGAATTCGCGAGTGATGTGCACTACGGAATAACTTTAAATGTTTCTACAGACGTGCTTTCTTTATTTGTTGATGGTGACATGGTCGAAAAGATCGCTTTGCCACTagcgcttgaagaaaacataAGAGCTTTGGAGCTGGGATCCATGATAAGCTCCTTCAAAGTTTACAAGTTCTGGCTCTGGTCAGAGCAGCTTTACGAGACAAGCATCAAGCTCACAGACAGATTCTCAATCCGACAAATCGACAAAACTGAGTTTCAAGCAGACGAAAAGGCTCTTTTTCCTGGGTTAGATGAATACGTAACCCATGAGGTTTTGAGCCTTGTGGAGTTGCCAGGGCTAACAGCTGGTCTGTTTAAACAGCACATAAAGCAATTGAATTCTGGAACTCTAATTGCATACATCAACCCCCATGAAACCATCCAGAGCCTCAAGAGCCCAACAAATGCAGAGTTTTCCATCAATTTGTGCGGGGCTGAAGGAGAAAGCATTGTAAAATGTTTATACTATAAAACGTCTAGCTTAGTGGCGTGTTTTCAAACCGTGGAGTTTGCCTCTATTGTGCTTGAAATGATACACTCCTGCTCTGACCTCAAAAATCTCTATGGCGTTATCGAGCATTTCATAATACTGATGAGATGTTCTTCCCTTGAGAAGATGTTTATAAGAAGCTTCGGCTATGATTTTTTGGGTTTATTACTCGTCAAGGATGTCCTACCTCGTCTGCATTCCACTCTATCGATTCCGTTCTTAacccttttctttgaattttgtgGTTGGAACACTGTTGATCCCACTGCTTCCATCATGAAAAATACAAGTGCTTATGCGAATCTTATCTTGAACTTCGAGCTCTGGATTTCTGTTGATAGGGTtgcagatgaagagccaGCAGTTGAAATGGTAAGGTTCCTCATTTTTCAGTTAGGCGAGATGCTGCAAAATTCGAAGTTTGCAACTTTCAACGCCAGACAGTGTAAAAAGCTGAAGGTGCTGGAAAGCCTCACATGCCACCAGCACCTTGTCTACACAAAGAGCCCAGACCAAAATTTCCTTGACTGTCTCCACAAGGAACTGGTAGGAATTTTCAGAGCTCTTATCAAGCCCCTCTCGCAGGTCGAAATCTCGggcctttttcaattcgCATATTATGAGGTGAAGAAAGATCTTGAGCGCAGTGCAGCTGTTATAATGAATTCTATCATGCTTGTACTCGCAGACTGGATCGAAGCTGGAGATAGCAGTGCGGTAGAGATGTTTTTTAACGCAATACCCATAAAAATTGTCCTGCTTATTATCGAATGTGGGGGTTCCATAAGCGTAGTTGCGCCATCACTTAGCATCATCATTACTTTCCTACAGGCAAATGCAAACTCCTATAAAAGGTTCGTCAGGAGCAATGGTTTCCGTATCCTCTTTGATATTCTCAAAGATCAGAGTCTCGAAGATTATGAAGAGCTTGTAGCAGCAACACTTACTGGTGTTTTGACCGGATCGCACCAATTTAGGAGCGGCCCACTGTCAAACCTGTCCTGGAAAGATATTACAGTTATCGAGGGCGCGGTTGCATCTGATGTGCACTGTTTGATTTTAGATTTGATTGAGTGGGCTGTTTTGAACGACGTCAAAGCCCGGTCCCCTGCTTACATCGAAGAAATGGTTACAAGTTACTCTATACTGCTGACTGAGCTGCAACAAAACTGTCCAGAAACGGTTCTGTTTGACCCCCAGCAAAGCCCTTTTATGGGAAAGGTCGTGGAAGTGATACTAACACTTGATAAACCGCAAAACGCAGGAACGtatgctgctgcttctcaGCAGATGATGTCTCTATTGTCCGATGTGTTATTTTTTCGTCTGCTCCATTCGCCGCCGTTAGAGTTTTCTAACCTGACACTGTGCTTAATTAAAGGCAAAAAAATTAAAGAGGCCGATGATTACGTGGAGCAGTTTTACTGGCAATCCCCATTTGTTCACACTCTGACTAGACTCGAATCTTTCATTCCAGCCTTCGATGCACTGTTTCAACAGAGTAAGAATATAATTCCCAACCTTACCTGCCTATTAGAGCAGTTAACTGGCAGCCCGGCCTTCTATCAATTAGGCATTGATAATTATGTCAGGCTCCACAAAATCATACTCTCGTGTTACGAATCGACATTAAAGGAAACATCGCATAATCAAGATAATAGCATTAAAAATGCACTTGAATTGTGCGAGATCAAAACTCTGTTTGCGCTTTTTAGTTATCATGATAGTGAAAAGCCTTCTGCCAGCTCTGAAGAGATTACAGCCTTTGTTGAAGCAACTTTGTTTCATCAGTCCGTTTTATTAGGAACGGAACACACTCGCCCTCTACTCGATGTTGAAAAGAGCGCGTTTCTTCTTGCTAGCTTAGCGAGTTTGCTTGATGCATCTAATAGCTTCCAAGCTCAATCAAATGTTATGAATTGCGTTCGGATTATAACACTTCACCGTTTAGAGGATATAACAGCCATGGCTCACCTGATAGACCGTGGTAATAAGAACTTGGTTCAAAGGGTTCTTTCCTCGTCCATTTCAACCAGCGATGAAAATCTTCTAGATAAACTGACCTCTTGGGAAGTCAGAtcttgcttcaaaagctatGCTGCTTCGCAGCTAAAGAAGTATCACAAGAGAGATACTCAAACTGTGATTTCAAGCGATGGGCTTAAAAGGTCCGAGGAtttctcttcaattttCAAACGCAGGGAGTTTGCTCTCGAGAAACGACTCCACGAAATCAGCCTCATTCGTGGCATGTTCCAACGTGATGGCAACAACACCCGAAACAAAATTGTAATAtcagaagacaaaaaacTACTAAACTTTGTCAATGATAGAGAAGACGAGTTACTATTGTTTTACCAGCATTTTTCACAGCTTAAGAATTCCGTTAGAAGTTTGTCCAGAGTTAGGGGCAATGAAATAACCGAGGTTGAATGGACTTTGGATTCAATGGAGGACAGCAACAGAATGAGAAAAAGACTGATTCCAAAACCTATCCTGGTAAAGACGCCAAGCCTCACATCGTCAGAAGCGCAAACGGACAAAAATTCTACTCATGTTGAGTCCGATGTCGCACGCTATGAAAGGAGAGACAGTAGCGCCATTTCTTTCGAAGTAATTAATGAGCTCGAGGCTATAAGCATCGACTCTTTAGAAACTCATGTCAAGAATAGGAAAGTGCTCAAAATCTTAGAGCAAGGTGATACCATAATGCGCATATGGAATTGCAGCAATGTTATTGGACTACGTGTTCATGAGGGAGTCTTGATAATGGGTAATGAGTACCTGTATTTCATGGGAGGCTACTTCtattctttcaaagattgtaatgttgttgagcttcaggatGCACCTACAGAGGCCCGAGATCCGGCTGTTGAACTGATCACCAAAGGGAATAACAACGATTTTTGCGATTTCCCGACGCACGAGGTTCAAAGATGGAAACTTTCTCACATAAGCTTCGTTTCTAAGAGGCCTTTTTTACTCAGAGACTCAGCGATTGAGCTTTCGTTCGAAAACGGGACGAACTGTTTCTTTACCTTTCAAAATAAAAATTGGAGAGACGATGCTTACCGGCCACTAGAGAAATGCGAAAGGCCTTCGACGATGGACACTCTGCTATCAGACGCCCTGCTTGAAGTTTCTGCAAAAAGTCATGATATAAACGTCAGAAATGGCCTTTCACAGCACACTCTCTCCAGAAAAGTTGTGAGCGTTTTTTCGAACACAAAGGCTTCTCTTTCGTTCGAGGCCCTAAAGAAGTGGCAAAACGGTCAGATATCGAATTTTTACTATCTCATTATAGTCAACACGTTGGCTGGAAGGACATTCAACGATATTACACAGTACCCCGTCTTTCCGTGGGTAATAGCCGATTACAGGAGCGACGAGCTAGATTTGACCAACCCTAGTACATTTAGGGATTTATCAAAACCGATGGGGGCCCAATCAGAAGATCGGCTGAACCAGTTTGTGGAAAGGTATAATGCCCTCAGCTCTTTTGCAGATCAAGATCCTCCTTTTCATTACGGAACTCACTATTCCTCGGCGATGATAGTCTCGTCTTACTTGATGCGTTTAGCGCCCTTCGTTGACTCATATCTGCTACTTCAGGGTGGAAAGTTTGGTCACGCTGACAGACTGTTTAACTCTGTTGAGAGAGCATGGTGCTCAGCTTCGCGAGAGAACACGACAGATGTCCGGGAGCTAACTCCAGAGTTTTTCTATTTGCCTGATTTTTTAAGAAATTTAAACAATTATGACTTGGGTACCCTACAAAGCGGCCAAAAGGTTGGCGATGTGTCGCTACCCCCATGGGCTAAAGGGGACCCGAAACTTTTTGTCGAAAAGAATCGGGAAGCGTTGGAAAGTCCTTACGTCTCAGAACATCTCCATCAGTGGATAGACCTTATTTTCGGCTACAAACAAAAGGGCGAGGAGGCGGTGAGAGCTGCaaatgttttcaacaggCTAAGTTATCCAGGATCTGTGAACTTAAACGAGATTGACGATGAAAACGAACGTATGGCGGTGACGGGCATTATTCATAACTTTGGCCAGACTCCTTTGCAGATATTCCAAAACCCGCATCCCAAAAAATGCTCGCATGAGCTCCCAAATGTGAGTAAAAACCAATGGAACGTATTGACTCTGTCGCAAGCAACTTCAGTACAGCCCGGCCATGACGTTCATATAACTCGCATACAAAAAGACGATAAAATAACGGGCAAAATTGTGTACAAAGGTCGACCATTCTggcaaagagctctttcagaCGAGCCATGCAGCTTTGTCGATGCATGCGGTCTACTTTCGTTCACAGTCAACGGAAGGGCATATAGGCATGGGCATCACTGTTCAGTAACTTATGttgaatctttcaaagatgacCAATTTTTTACCTCTGATGAATGTGGCTTGATGAAGCACTGGCAATACAAGCAATCGAGAGGTAAAGAAGGGCTGGCTGAAATTTCTCAGTACACTGGACACTTATCTCCAATTAAGAAGATTGTTGTGTCATCTGAATACaatcttttgttgagcttggaTGTTTCCGGGAAGCTCTTTTCTTGGGATGTGCTTAGCTCGCAGCTACTTCGGTGTATTGCCGCAAATGCAAAAGATATTGCAGTCTCTAACAGAACAGGCTCTGTAGCTTTTGCTGACAGCGACAATGTTATAACAGTATGTGACATCAATGGTTCTGCTTACGCAAAACTTCCTTTTGAGGTTCTTGTAACATCAGTTGGGTTCCTGGAGGCAGAGCCTACTGACAATCACTTATTCTCGAAGGCAAAAGATCTCTTAGGTGTTGGGACTTGTAGGGGAAACATTGAGATTGTAGAGCTGCAACAAGGGGGCCCTTGGAAAATTAAAAAGATCGGTGAGCTTGTCTCCAAGACAGATTCGCCCATCACTTGCGTTCAGATGAGCGTAGAGAGCACTAAGGGAGAGTCACATAGTGAGGCCGACTCTCATGCAAAATATCAAGTTCTTGCTGGTAATGAAGAGGgagttgtttttgtttggaaCTGA
- the SOP4 gene encoding Sop4p (similar to uniprot|P39543 Saccharomyces cerevisiae YJL192C SOP4 suppressor of pma1-7), producing MTFYELSLVRGTKRVQAGTRRLFWTRRFDMLLLLFCLISGLCSSTLAATVSGRLDVSPLNITRKEVAHSSFKLLQVGNFTGPAYYSQTTVRDVHGNFKFEGVPEPKDANSSTYFVLQPSSLDYNLKPGRILVQLVRDPEDPQKIVTKAFKNSFGRENFPSPEILYPEKLAEVAADPCITFSLVNAAPFREYITERNAGILKSGPVASILNSKFKMAAVITAVLMLLFPYLLEKFDSETAQAIKDDRLEKQKRKYADQKRVGEQAQRLEKK from the coding sequence ATGACATTCTACGAACTAAGTTTGGTGCGAGGGACGAAGAGAGTTCAAGCGGGAActcggcggctattttGGACTCGACGCTTCGATATGCTTCTGCTACTATTTTGTCTGATCTCCGGACTATGTTCGTCGACTCTGGCGGCTACCGTCAGCGGCAGGCTTGACGTGAGCCCCCTTAATATTACTCGCAAGGAAGTCGCACACtcaagcttcaagcttctgCAGGTCGGGAACTTCACGGGCCCCGCGTACTATTCGCAAACCACTGTGCGGGACGTGCATGGCAATTTCAAGTTCGAGGGCGTACCGGAACCCAAGGACGCGAACTCCAGCACCTACTTTGTGCTCCAGCCTTCCTCTTTAGACTACAACTTAAAGCCCGGGCGCATTCTGGTCCAGCTCGTCCGTGATCCCGAGGATCCTCAGAAAATTGTCACCAaggccttcaaaaacagttttggccGCGAGAACTTTCCATCTCCAGAGATACTGTACCCCGAGAAGCTCGCGGAGGTGGCGGCCGATCCCTGCATCACCTTTTCTCTCGTCAATGCGGCGCCCTTCCGCGAGTACATTACGGAGCGGAACGCCGGGATCTTGAAGAGCGGCCCAGTCGCAAGTATACTGAAttccaagttcaaaatggctGCGGTCATTACTGCCGTTTTGATGCTCTTGTTCCCATACCTGCTAGAGAAATTCGACAGCGAAACAGCCCAAGCCATCAAGGACGACAGGTTGGAGAAACAGAAGCGAAAGTACGCCGACCAGAAGCGAGTCGGCGAGCAGGCCCAGCGCCTAGAGAAGAAGTAG
- a CDS encoding 40S ribosomal protein uS11 (highly similar to uniprot|P06367 Saccharomyces cerevisiae YCR031C RPS14A ribosomal protein 59 (rp59) of the small (40S) ribosomal subunit) translates to MIHLVQARDNSQVFGVARIYASFNDTFVHVTDLSGRETISRVTGGMKVKADRDESSPYAAMLAAQDVAAKCKEVGITALHVKIRATGGTKTKTPGPGGQAALRALARSGMRIGRIEDVTPVPSDSTRKKGGRRGRRL, encoded by the exons ATGATAC ACCTTGTTCAAGCTCGCGACAactctcaagtttttggcgTTGCCAGAATCTATGCCTCTTTTAACGACACTTTCGTCCACGTGACTGACTTGTCCGGCAGAGAGACCATCTCCAGAGTTACTGGTGGTATGAAGGTCAAGGCCGACAGAGACGAGTCTTCTCCTTACGCCGCCATGTTGGCTGCCCAGGACGTTGCTGCTAAGTGTAAGGAAGTCGGCATCACTGCTCTGCACGTCAAGATCAGAGCTACCGGTGGTACCAAGACCAAGACCCCAGGTCCAGGTGGTCAGGCCgctttgagagctttggCTAGATCCGGTATGAGAATCGGCCGTATCGAGGATGTTACTCCAGTTCCATCCGACTCTACCAGAAAGAAGGGTGGTAGAAGAGGTAGAAGATTGTGA
- the RPS22A gene encoding 40S ribosomal protein uS8 (highly similar to uniprot|Q3E7Y3 Saccharomyces cerevisiae YLR367W RPS22B and highly simila to uniprot|P0C0W1 Saccharomyces cerevisiae YJL190C RPS22A Proteins component of the small (40S) ribosomal subunit) — MARASVLADALNSINNAEKTGKRQVLIRPSSKVIIKYLQVMQKHGYIGEFEYIDDHRSGKIVVQLNGRLNKCGVISPRFNVKFNDIEKWTENLLPARQFGYIILTTSAGIMDHEEARRKHVAGKILGFVY, encoded by the coding sequence ATGGCCAGAGCCTCCGTCCTAGCTGATGCGTTGAACTCCATCAACAATGCCGAGAAGACCGGCAAGCGCCAAGTGTTGATCAGACCTTCTTCCAAGGTCATCATCAAGTACTTGCAAGTCATGCAGAAGCACGGCTACATCGGCGAGTTCGAGTACATTGACGACCACAGATCCGGCAAGATCGTTGTCCAGTTGAACGGTAGACTGAACAAGTGTGGTGTCATCTCCCCAAGATTCAACGTCAAGTTCAACGATATCGAGAAGTGGACCGAGAACTTGTTGCCAGCCAGACAGTTCGGTTACATCATCTTGACCACCTCTGCTGGTATCATGGACCACGAGGAGGCCAGAAGAAAGCACGTCGCTGGTAAGATCTTGGGCTTTGTGTACTAA